In one Brassica oleracea var. oleracea cultivar TO1000 chromosome C9, BOL, whole genome shotgun sequence genomic region, the following are encoded:
- the LOC106317634 gene encoding uncharacterized protein LOC106317634: MILVTSPLVTYRRHSLHNPHTKSLQIRCQLRRSSQIPTVDLCNPRQTMNGFQIRTRDRSILCLARRKPEAATVEVEDDPLQSILRYLLWTAEAVYILWLFLLPYAPGDPVWAISSETVNSLLGLSLNFFFILPLTNSVGIHVLEAPVLHPMAEGLFNFVIAWTLMFAPLLYTDRKRDRFKSSLDVLWGLMMFLTNTFLIPYMAIRLNDADPDDKPSKRSQLGEAMTKGASVVGLTGATVCLISTLWSLYGRADGGFGGIMERWQYLIGYLGSERLAYAFIWDICLYTVFQPWLIGENLQNVKKSKVELVRYLRFVPVLGLLAYLLSLNLDD, translated from the exons ATGATTCTGGTAACCTCACCGTTAGTGACATACCGACGTCATTCCCTCCACAACCCTCACACAAAATCGTTACAAATCCGCTGCCAGCTTCGCCGGAGTAGTCAAATCCCCACCGTCGATCTATGCAATCCACGACAGACAATGAACGGCTTCCAAATAAGAACACGAGACAGATCCATCTTATGCTTGGCTCGGCGGAAACCGGAGGCGGCGACAGTTGAGGTTGAAGATGATCCTCTCCAGAGCATCCTTCGGTATCTACTGTGGACAGCTGAAGCCGTGTACATACTATGGCTCTTCCTTCTTCCTTATGCCCCC GGAGATCCAGTTTGGGCAATTAGTTCAGAGACGGTGAACTCTCTCTTGGGACTTTCGTTGAACTTCTTCTTTATCTTGCCTCTCACAAACTCAG TTGGTATTCATGTCCTAGAAGCTCCTGTTCTTCATCCT ATGGCTGAAGGGTTATTCAACTTTGTAATAGCTTGGACACTCATGTTTGCTCCATTGCTATACACAGACCGAAAGAGAGATCGATTCAAAAGCTCTCTTGACGTCTTATGGGGTCTCATGATGTTCCTCACAAACA CGTTTCTGATCCCATACATGGCCATACGGCTCAATGACGCTGACCCAGATGATAAACCGAGCAAAAGGTCTCAACTTGGCGAAGCCATGACCAAAGGTGCGTCGGTAGTTGGTCTCACCGGTGCTACGGTGTGTCTGATATCTACATTGTGGTCTCTCTACGGTCGAGCAGATGGAGGTTTCGGTGGAATAATGGAAAGATGGCAGTATCTGATTGGTTATTTGGGATCGGAGAGACTAGCTTACGCGTTTATATGGGATATATGTTTGTACACAGTTTTTCAGCCATGGTTGATTGGAGAGAACCTGCAAAACGTGAAGAAGAGTAAAGTTGAGTTAGTGAGGTATCTTAGGTTTGTTCCTGTTCTTGGTTTGCTTGCATACCTTCTGTCTCTCAATCTTGACGACTGA
- the LOC106317632 gene encoding serine/threonine-protein kinase prp4-like isoform X1, translating to MENDKQIESHHRKHHRSSSPSDEADKSSKRHKHRHHKHHHRRHHRHHRDKKGDDETELMDVTPIGVSHGGEDDVEEGEILDEEGLANVKTPDSDDESGEIKSDQFQGYHLPFDGVSGARNAETSNGVLTRESERKDKRWYKEYGGPSDRVGKRSDDNGRSSLSLENSESEEKRKNSNWSPTNRRQFNEVRARSRSRSHDREREMSRSRLVAADEFPVRGRHHDPSRDYLYDRVEAGRTEDNYYRRGRYGEDDRQYGREILERERSKERDMVREGSIRDKDSERSKRRERDSERRKERERGSRREIEAERERLKDYERERSIDRDRRREWERERRGRSSDRDRRREREVDYVRDRDNERGKSRDRTRYESRERKREKERENDKDRDKGRELKTDTEKYKNVDVDNGERSRNEDAQNDNDEGVIWKSPEEEEEELNRIKEESRKRMEAILEKYKKKPDQQNELSSQDKGKDDVKENGAPDSASSSIVLAANADPAKDNSDIYAIDSDVAKTSLTTGAPPTMFGISHPERTLAPAGLGEGSPKSERSADMFHDDIFGESPAANQKVDHTRGKGDGVPMVRSGLYDNWDDAEGYYSYQFGELIDGRYEVIATHGKGVFSTVVRAKDLKAGPAEPEEVAIKIIRNNETMHKAGQTEVQILKKLAGSDREDKRHCVRFLSSFKYRNHLCLVFESLHLNLREVLKKFGRNIGLKLSAVRSYSKQLFIALKHLKNCGVLHCDIKPDNMLVNENKNVLKLCDFGNAMFAGKNEVTPYLVSRFYRSPEIILGLTYDHPLDIWSVGCCLYELYCGKVLFPGATNNDMLRLHMELKGPFPKKMLRKGAFIDQHFDHDLNFYATEEDNVSGKMMKRMIVNVKPKDFGSIIKGYPGEDPKMLAHFRDLLDKIFILDPEKRLTVKQALAHPFITSK from the exons ATGGAGAACGACAAGCAGATCGAATCTCACCACCGCAAGCACCACCGTTCGTCTTCACCGTCCGACGAGGCCGATAAATCATCGAAGCGGCACAAGCACCGTCATCACAAGCACCACCACAGGCGCCATCACCGGCATCACCGTGATAAGAAGGGCGACGATGAGACGGAGCTGATGGATGTTACTCCGATTGGAGTTAGTCACGGCGGTGAGGATGACGTTGAGGAGGGGGAGATTCTAGATGAAGAAGGGCTCGCCAATGTTAAGACGCCAGATTCCGACGACGAATCAGGAGAAATCAAATCCGATCAATTTCAAGGCTACCATCTG CCTTTCGATGGGGTTTCTGGTGCTCGGAATGCCGAGACTTCTAATGGTGTTCTAACTCGTGAATCTGAAAGGAAGGACAAGAGGTGGTATAAAGAGTATGGAGGTCCTTCAGACAGAGTTGGTAAGAGAAGTGATGATAATGGGAGGAGCTCACTTTCTTTGGAAAACTCTGAGTCTGAGGAGAAGCGTAAGAATAGTAACTGGTCACCGACAAACCGCAGGCAGTTTAACGAAGTCCGTGCTCGGAGTAGGTCTAGGTCACATGATCGGGAGAGGGAAATGTCAAGATCAAGGCTTGTTGCGGCGGATGAGTTTCCGGTCAGAGGGAGACATCATGATCCGAGTAGGGATTATCTATATGACAGAGTTGAAGCAGGGAGAACTGAGGACAATTATTATCGACGTGGGCGATATGGGGAAGATGACAGGCAATATGGTCGAGAAATCTTGGAAAGAGAAAGAAGTAAGGAGAGGGATATGGTCCGGGAGGGAAGCATACGAGATAAAGATTCAGAAAGAAGTAAACGGAGAGAGAGAGATAGTGAACGTAGAAAGGAAAGAGAACGAGGGAGTAGGAGGGAGATTGAGGCTGAGCGTGAAAGGCTAAAAGACTATGAACGGGAGCGAAGCATTGATAGGGATAGGAGAAGGGAATGGGAAAGGGAAAGACGAGGTAGGAGCAGTGATAGGGATAGGAGAAGGGAGAGGGAAGTAGATTATGTTCGAGACAGAGACAATGAAAGAGGTAAGAGTAGAGATAGAACAAGGTATGAAAGTCGAGAGAGGAAGAGAGAAAAGGAAAGGGAGAATGACAAAGATAGGGACAAAGGAAGAGAACTCAAGACTGATACCGAGAAGTATAAAAATGTTGATGTGGACAACGGGGAAAG GTCCAGAAATGAGGATGCTCAAAATGATAATGACGAAGGAGTTATATGGAAATCTCCGGAGGAAGAAGAAGAAGAACTAAACAGAATCAAGGAGGAGAGTAGGAAGCGAATGGAAGCCATACTGGAGAAATATAAGAAGAAGCCCGATCAGCAAAACGAACTTTCTTCTCAGGATAAGGGGAAAG ATGATGTTAAAGAAAATGGTGCTCCAGATTCGGCTTCTTCCTCTATTGTCTTAGCTGCTAATGCTGATCCAGCCAAAGATAACTCGGACATTTATGCTATAGATAGTGATGTTGCCAAAACATCATTAACAACTGGTGCGCCACCTACTATGTTTGGAATTTCTCACCCAGAGAGGACTTTAGCTCCAGCAGGGCTTGGCGAAGGTAGCCCGAAG AGTGAAAGATCAGCTGACATGTTTCATGATGATATATTTGGAGAGTCCCCAGCTGCTAATCAAAAAGTG GACCACACGCGAGGGAAAGGTGATGGTGTTCCGATGGTAAGGAGCGGGCTTTATGATAATTGGGATGATGCAGAGGGCTATTACA GCTATCAGTTTGGCGAGCTAATTGACGGTAGATATGAAGTCATTGCTACACATGGAAAAGGTGTCTTCTCTACTGTGGTTCGTGCTAAAGATTTAAAAGCTGGACCAGCTGAACCTGAAGAAGTGGCTATAAAAATTATTCGTAACAACGAGACAAT GCATAAAGCTGGCCAGACTGAGGTGCAGATATTGAAGAAGCTGGCTGGTTCTGACCGAGAAGACAAGCGCCATTGTGTTCGTTTTCTTTCAAGTTTTAAGTATCGGAATCACCTTTGCTTGGTGTTTGAGTCGCTCCATTTGAATCTTCGTGAGGTCTTGAAGAAGTTTGGCCGCAACATCGGTCTTAAACTCTCTGCGGTTAGGTCTTATTCAAAGCAGCTATTCATTGCCCTTAAACACTTGAAGAACTGTGGGGTTCTTCACTGCGATATAAAACCTGACAACATGCTG GTAAATGAGAACAAAAACGTCTTAAAGCTTTGTGACTTCGGTAATGCGATGTTTGCTGGCAAAAATGAAGTTACGCCATATCTTGTTAGTCGTTTTTACAGATCCCCTGAAATCA TTCTGGGGCTCACCTATGACCATCCTCTGGATATATGGTCAGTTGGCTGCTGTCTATATGAGCTATATTGTGGGAAAGTTCTTTTCCCTGGCGCCACAAATAATGATATGTTACGCCTTCATATGGAACTGAAAGGCCCCTTCCCCAAAAAGATGCTTCGTAAG GGAGCATTTATTGATCAGCACTTTGATCATGACTTGAACTTTTACGCTACAGAGGAGGACAATGTTAGTGGAAAG ATGATGAAGAGAATGATCGTAAATGTAAAGCCGAAAGATTTTGGTTCAATTATTAAAGGTTACCCTGGTGAGGATCCCAAGATGTTAGCTCATTTCAGGGATCTCTTAGACAAAATTTTCATCCTTGATCCCGAGAAGAGACTGACTGTAAAACAGGCATTAGCTCACCCATTCATCACTAGCAAATGA
- the LOC106317632 gene encoding serine/threonine-protein kinase prp4-like isoform X2: protein MSRSRLVAADEFPVRGRHHDPSRDYLYDRVEAGRTEDNYYRRGRYGEDDRQYGREILERERSKERDMVREGSIRDKDSERSKRRERDSERRKERERGSRREIEAERERLKDYERERSIDRDRRREWERERRGRSSDRDRRREREVDYVRDRDNERGKSRDRTRYESRERKREKERENDKDRDKGRELKTDTEKYKNVDVDNGERSRNEDAQNDNDEGVIWKSPEEEEEELNRIKEESRKRMEAILEKYKKKPDQQNELSSQDKGKDDVKENGAPDSASSSIVLAANADPAKDNSDIYAIDSDVAKTSLTTGAPPTMFGISHPERTLAPAGLGEGSPKSERSADMFHDDIFGESPAANQKVDHTRGKGDGVPMVRSGLYDNWDDAEGYYSYQFGELIDGRYEVIATHGKGVFSTVVRAKDLKAGPAEPEEVAIKIIRNNETMHKAGQTEVQILKKLAGSDREDKRHCVRFLSSFKYRNHLCLVFESLHLNLREVLKKFGRNIGLKLSAVRSYSKQLFIALKHLKNCGVLHCDIKPDNMLVNENKNVLKLCDFGNAMFAGKNEVTPYLVSRFYRSPEIILGLTYDHPLDIWSVGCCLYELYCGKVLFPGATNNDMLRLHMELKGPFPKKMLRKGAFIDQHFDHDLNFYATEEDNVSGKMMKRMIVNVKPKDFGSIIKGYPGEDPKMLAHFRDLLDKIFILDPEKRLTVKQALAHPFITSK, encoded by the exons ATGTCAAGATCAAGGCTTGTTGCGGCGGATGAGTTTCCGGTCAGAGGGAGACATCATGATCCGAGTAGGGATTATCTATATGACAGAGTTGAAGCAGGGAGAACTGAGGACAATTATTATCGACGTGGGCGATATGGGGAAGATGACAGGCAATATGGTCGAGAAATCTTGGAAAGAGAAAGAAGTAAGGAGAGGGATATGGTCCGGGAGGGAAGCATACGAGATAAAGATTCAGAAAGAAGTAAACGGAGAGAGAGAGATAGTGAACGTAGAAAGGAAAGAGAACGAGGGAGTAGGAGGGAGATTGAGGCTGAGCGTGAAAGGCTAAAAGACTATGAACGGGAGCGAAGCATTGATAGGGATAGGAGAAGGGAATGGGAAAGGGAAAGACGAGGTAGGAGCAGTGATAGGGATAGGAGAAGGGAGAGGGAAGTAGATTATGTTCGAGACAGAGACAATGAAAGAGGTAAGAGTAGAGATAGAACAAGGTATGAAAGTCGAGAGAGGAAGAGAGAAAAGGAAAGGGAGAATGACAAAGATAGGGACAAAGGAAGAGAACTCAAGACTGATACCGAGAAGTATAAAAATGTTGATGTGGACAACGGGGAAAG GTCCAGAAATGAGGATGCTCAAAATGATAATGACGAAGGAGTTATATGGAAATCTCCGGAGGAAGAAGAAGAAGAACTAAACAGAATCAAGGAGGAGAGTAGGAAGCGAATGGAAGCCATACTGGAGAAATATAAGAAGAAGCCCGATCAGCAAAACGAACTTTCTTCTCAGGATAAGGGGAAAG ATGATGTTAAAGAAAATGGTGCTCCAGATTCGGCTTCTTCCTCTATTGTCTTAGCTGCTAATGCTGATCCAGCCAAAGATAACTCGGACATTTATGCTATAGATAGTGATGTTGCCAAAACATCATTAACAACTGGTGCGCCACCTACTATGTTTGGAATTTCTCACCCAGAGAGGACTTTAGCTCCAGCAGGGCTTGGCGAAGGTAGCCCGAAG AGTGAAAGATCAGCTGACATGTTTCATGATGATATATTTGGAGAGTCCCCAGCTGCTAATCAAAAAGTG GACCACACGCGAGGGAAAGGTGATGGTGTTCCGATGGTAAGGAGCGGGCTTTATGATAATTGGGATGATGCAGAGGGCTATTACA GCTATCAGTTTGGCGAGCTAATTGACGGTAGATATGAAGTCATTGCTACACATGGAAAAGGTGTCTTCTCTACTGTGGTTCGTGCTAAAGATTTAAAAGCTGGACCAGCTGAACCTGAAGAAGTGGCTATAAAAATTATTCGTAACAACGAGACAAT GCATAAAGCTGGCCAGACTGAGGTGCAGATATTGAAGAAGCTGGCTGGTTCTGACCGAGAAGACAAGCGCCATTGTGTTCGTTTTCTTTCAAGTTTTAAGTATCGGAATCACCTTTGCTTGGTGTTTGAGTCGCTCCATTTGAATCTTCGTGAGGTCTTGAAGAAGTTTGGCCGCAACATCGGTCTTAAACTCTCTGCGGTTAGGTCTTATTCAAAGCAGCTATTCATTGCCCTTAAACACTTGAAGAACTGTGGGGTTCTTCACTGCGATATAAAACCTGACAACATGCTG GTAAATGAGAACAAAAACGTCTTAAAGCTTTGTGACTTCGGTAATGCGATGTTTGCTGGCAAAAATGAAGTTACGCCATATCTTGTTAGTCGTTTTTACAGATCCCCTGAAATCA TTCTGGGGCTCACCTATGACCATCCTCTGGATATATGGTCAGTTGGCTGCTGTCTATATGAGCTATATTGTGGGAAAGTTCTTTTCCCTGGCGCCACAAATAATGATATGTTACGCCTTCATATGGAACTGAAAGGCCCCTTCCCCAAAAAGATGCTTCGTAAG GGAGCATTTATTGATCAGCACTTTGATCATGACTTGAACTTTTACGCTACAGAGGAGGACAATGTTAGTGGAAAG ATGATGAAGAGAATGATCGTAAATGTAAAGCCGAAAGATTTTGGTTCAATTATTAAAGGTTACCCTGGTGAGGATCCCAAGATGTTAGCTCATTTCAGGGATCTCTTAGACAAAATTTTCATCCTTGATCCCGAGAAGAGACTGACTGTAAAACAGGCATTAGCTCACCCATTCATCACTAGCAAATGA